A genome region from Osmerus mordax isolate fOsmMor3 chromosome 27, fOsmMor3.pri, whole genome shotgun sequence includes the following:
- the si:ch211-129c21.1 gene encoding semaphorin-4E, producing MSALWPLKVLCGLFLPLSISEHVSLHCVPRKTVPYQEGLKVFREEGIWNYSTMLMREDLGVLMLGAREAVYALDMNDVSTKNAGVYWGVTPDKQRECTYKGKDAEVECRNYIRTLHTVAGDRMYVCGTNAFSPICDYMTYSDGVLTLEGLQEEGKGKCPFDPFQRYSSIMIGEDLYSATSINFLGSEPVVLRSTKTTLRTEFKSSWLNEPNFVYMDFVPESQSSDTGDDDKVYMFFSENAMEYDFYNKLLVSRVARVCKGDMGGQRTLQRKWTSFLKARLDCSVPGPSLPSVVQDVFLLKNDDWRKSVFYAVFTPQSPTSDVSAVCAYSTSDISHVFDEGKFKTPVTVETAHVKWVMFSGELPVPRPGACINNAAREQGMMRSLDLPDKTLQFIRDRPLMDEAVSPLMGRPLLVRKGAMFTRIAVDTVRALDGETYPVMFIGTENGFVEKAVNYAGEMFIIEEIRLYKTPEPIRTLRLSSSKGQLYAGSGYGVVQLPLSDCGRYRSCVDCILARDPYCAWNLPSDRCSPVPRPQPPSGGDMIQSLQHGDISQCPSPDEVTVETYTLVSGHHVKLQCQPDSNLAQVSWHFSGQVLHSDDKRYIYDGGLLILNASSPDAGRYTCDSVEQVAGRPYTKTMAVYEVQPRSQPGGEEEEEQGETTETPHSAFTPSPERPVPTQPVETPLTPQSYSEAERLVGLKVAVVLLSLLLGATVAWNLKGRCRRFLPQKAGAGQGKAPSSDYVDSTRTTEQKLLPPSSITTTNTTTNSKNNNRAHVDIQRNGELLFSGRHVSSADGLGFINDESEI from the exons ATGTCTGCTCTCTGGCCTCTCAAGGTTCTCTGCGGCCTGTTCCTTCCTCTGTCCATCAGTGAGCATGTCAGTCTCCACTGTGTCCCTCGGAAGACTGTCCCCTACCAGG AAGGTCTGAAGGttttcagggaggaggggatctgGAACTACTCCACCATGCTGATGAGGGAGGATCTGGGCGTGCTCATGCTCGGGGCGCGCGAGGCAGTCTACGCCCTCGACATGAACGATGTCTCCACCAAGAACGCTGGG GTGTACTGGGGAGTCACGCCAGACAAACAGAGGGAGTGCACGTACAAGGGCAAAGACGCGGAA GTGGAATGTCGTAACTACATACGGACTCTCCATACTGTGGCTGGCGAccgaatgtatgtgtgtggcacgAATGCCTTCAGTCCCATCTGTGACTATATG ACCTACAGCGACGGGGTGCTGACTCTGGAggggctgcaggaggaggggaaagggaaatGTCCCTTTGATCCCTTCCAGAGGTACTCCTCCATCATGATTG GTGAAGACTTGTACTCTGCCACCTCCATCAACTTCCTGGGCTCTGAGCCAGTGGTGCTCCGCAGCACTAAGACGACACTCCGCACCGAGTTTAAGAGCTCCTGGCTCAACG AGCCGAACTTTGTCTACATGGACTTTGTCCCCGAGAGTCAGAGCAGCGACACCGGCGACGACGACAAGGTCTACATGTTCTTCAGCGAGAACGCCATGGAGTACGACTTCTACAACAAGCTGCTGGTGTCTCGCGTGGCCCGCGTCTGCAAG GGGGACATGGGAGGCCAGCGGACGCTGCAGAGGAAGTGGACGTCGTTCCTGAAGGCTCGTCTGGACTGCTCCGTGCCTGGGCCCAGCCTGCCCTCCGTTGTCCAGGACGTCTTCCTGCTGAAGAACGACGACTGGAGGAAAAGCGTGTTCTACGCCGTGTTCACGCCTCAGTC GCCCACCTCAGACGTCTCGGCAGTGTGCGCGTACAGCACCTCTGACATCAGCCACGTGTTCGACGAGGGCAAGTTCAAGACGCCCGTGACTGTGGAGACGGCCCACGTGAAGTGGGTGATGTTCAGTGGAGAGCTGCCCGTCCCCAGACCTGGAGCT TGCATCAACAACGCGGCCAGGGAGCAGGGGATGATGCGCTCGCTGGACCTGCCTGACAAGACCCTGCAGTTCATCCGGGACCGACCGCTCATGGACGAGGCGGTGAGCCCGCTGATGGGGCGCCCCCTACTGGTCAGGAAGGGAGCCATGTTCACGCGCATCGCGGTGGACACGGTACGAGCGCTGGATGGAGAGACGTATCCCGTCATGTTCATCGGCACGG AGAACGGCTTTGTGGAGAAGGCGGTGAACTACGCCGGGGAGATGTTCATCATCGAGGAGATCCGGCTGTACAAGACTCCAGAACCAATCAGGACTCTGCGTCTCTCCTCCAGCAAG ggcCAGTTGTATGCAGGTTCGGGGTACGGTGTTGTGCAGCTACCTCTGAGCGACTGTGGGCGCTACCGGTCGTGTGTGGACTGTATCCTGGCCAGAGATCCCTACTGTGCCTGGAACCTCCCCTCTGATCGCTGCTCACCAGTCCCCAGACCGCAGCCTCCCTCGGGCGG TGATATGATTCAAAGTCTACAACATGGTGATATCTCACAGTGCCCAAGTCCAG ATGAGGTCACCGTGGAGACGTATACCCTGGTGTCCGGTCACCACGTCAAGCTGCAGTGCCAGCCAGACTCCAACCTGGCCCAGGTCAGCTGGCATTTCTCCGGCCAGGTCCTTCACTCCGATGACAAGCGCTACATCTACGACGGGGGCCTCCTCATCCTCAACGCCTCCTCCCCGGACGCCGGCCGCTACACGTGCGACTCTGTAGAGCAGGTGGCCGGCCGACCGTACACCAAGACCATGGCCGTGTACGAGGTGCAGCCCAGATCGCAGCCAggcggggaggaagaggaggagcagggggaaacGACGGAGACTCCACACAGCGCCTTCACCCCATCCCCAGAACGCCCGGTCCCCACACAGCCCGTGGAGACACCTTTGACCCCTCAGTCTTACAGCGAGGCAGAGCGTCTGGTGGGTCTGAAGGTGGCTGTGGTtctgctctctctgttgctGGGCGCCACGGTGGCGTGGAACCTGAAAGGACGTTGTCGCCGCTTCCTCCCACAAAAAGCAGGCGCCGGCCAGGGAAAAGCCCCGTCTTCAGACTACGTGGATTCTACCAGGACTACTGAGCAGAAGCTGCTGCCACCGTcatccatcaccaccaccaacaccaccactaaTTCTAAAAACAATAACCGC
- the fsd1 gene encoding fibronectin type III and SPRY domain-containing protein 1, translated as MSEQKESLRKITTTLALKNEEIQNFVCCLKQSLENLEMNSNRVQEDMEAEFTSLHSVLDELKEGMVTRIKQERASRTYELQNQLSACSKALESSEDLLEQANQTLCSAETEDFTQAAKDIKDSVTMAPAFRLSLKAKASDNMSHMMVDFTQEREMLQAIKFLPVPATPEIQVSECQVCDNTVTVLWTLPEPDTKIDHYVLEHRRTNHEGPPRVREDYPWMVVEGIREMEHILTGLRFDTRYITFRVKACNKAVAGEFSELVTLETHAFVFKLDAGSSHQNLRVEDLSVEWDSCGGKVQEIRKDKNRTNSPMHSPARTAMMSPKRAPSARVGRDRFTAESYTVLGDTMIDAGQQYWEVRFDKESKAFAVGVALRNLGRFDQLGKSSASWCIHLNNWLQQSLTAKHNNKARTLDCPIPDRIGVYCNYEEGVLSFYNSRTKQLMHTFRAKFQQPVIPAFMVWNGSFSVQTGLQVPSAVQSGQRKNSGTSSSNASLT; from the exons ATGAGTGAACAGAAG GAATCCCTTAGGAAGATCACCACAACCCTAGCCCTGAAGAATGAAGAGATTCAAAACTTTGTCTGTTGTCTCAAACAGAGCTTAGAGAACCTGGAG ATGAACTCGAACCGCGTACAGGAGGACATGGAGGCTGAGTTCACATCCCTGCACTCGGTCCTGGATGAGCTGAAGGAAGGGATGGTCACACGTATAAAACAAGAGAGGGCCAGTCGCACCTACGAACTACAG AATCAACTGAGCGCCTGTTCCAAGGCCCTGGAGAGCTCGGAGGACCTCCTGGAACAAGCCAATCAGACGCTCTGCTCTGCTGAAACAGAGGATTTTACCCAG gcGGCCAAAGACATTAAGGATAG CGTGACAATGGCCCCAGCCTTCCGGCTGTCTCTGAAAGCGAAGGCCAGTGACAACATGAGTCACATGATGGTGGATTTTACCCAAGAAAGGGAGATGCTACAGGCCATTAAATTCCTCCCAG TGCCTGCGACTCCCGAGATCCAGGTGTCAGAGTGCCAGGTGTGTGACAACACGGTGACGGTGCTGTGGACCCTTCCGGAACCAGACACCAAGATAGACCACTACGTGCTGGAGCACCGGCGCACCAACCACGAGGGGCCCCCCCGCGTCCGGGAGGACTACCCCtggatggtggtggaggggatCCGCGAGATGGAGCACATCCTcacag GGCTTCGCTTTGACACCCGCTACATAACGTTTCGCGTGAAGGCGTGTAACAAGGCCGTGGCGGGGGAGTTCTCCGAACTGGTAACTCTAGAAACACACG cgTTTGTGTTCAAGCTGGACGCCGGCTCGTCCCATCAGAACCTGCGCGTGGAGGACCTGAGCGTGGAGTGGGACAGCTGCGGGGGAAAGGTCCAGGAGATACGCAAAGACAAGAACCGCACCAACTCCCCCATGCACTCCCCTGCCAG gaCCGCCATGATGTCGCCCAAGAGAGCGCCATCGGCCAGGGTCGGCAGGGATAGGTTCACTGCTGAGTCCTACACCGTACTGG gagacacCATGATCGACGCGGGCCAGCAGTACTGGGAGGTCCGCTTCGACAAGGAGAGCAAGGCCTTCGCCGTGGGCGTGGCCCTGCGTAACCTGGGCCGCTTCGACCAGCTGGGCAAGAGCAGCGCGTCCTGGTGCATCCACCTGAACAACTGGCTGCAGCAGAGCCTGACGGCCAAGCACAACAACAAGGCTCGCACCCTGGACTGCCCCATCCCCGACCGCATAGGGGTCTACTGCAACTAcgaagagg GCGTGTTGTCCTTCTACAACTCCAGAACCAAGCAGCTGATGCATACATTTAGAGCCAAGTTCCAGCAGCCCGTTATACCGGCTTTCATG gtgtgGAACGGCAGTTTCTCAGTGCAAACGGGGCTGCAGGTTCCCAGCGCTGTGCAGAGCGGCCAGAGGAAGAACAGTGGCACCAGCAGCTCCAACGCCAGCCTCACCTAG
- the LOC136936545 gene encoding signal-transducing adaptor protein 1-like: protein MAIPRRTGRLRTQLPNCYYEGYLEKRSFKDKTSRKLWTCLCENTLFFFNTNKDNDYVDKLSLTNFISLTDDCNRDKNLGAARLNLHMKNEDFKLTAPSLEARELWKGYIYSVVELAVPGSLNLLPGQIHLLRETVERERERLRHASSLPAQSNPDLYVSLLSEMPLCFQHVSRSEAENILEKHRGKGNLLLRPNRDGASFAVTTYQDLNGPVFRHYLVTKKHDGHFAIDIDNPIPCATLHDVINCLVEKTSGVLTPLILEAPYEESITFVQSNEENGERSLHCASSSPIPPAFTSNSETDSASPPASPPAPDSAPTSPPDSTLTLPPKPVPRDQDCYEVPESETGERIYLNDPYVKEEEPAPPIPPRSRLPILKTPVPAHSSLPRETIPERKALKPPGMHPSSRSSTPLLRPTFAPTPTPRSAPTPRPSFPPTPRPTPAPTPRSHSVPDVPEARLRTHTAGRAGVAIQPGLSEELKLKLEKRRAVE, encoded by the exons ATGGCCATCCCCAGGAGAACTGGACGACTACGGACTCAACTTCCAAACTGCTACTATGAGGGGTACCTGGAGAAGAGGTCGTTTAAAGACAAG ACATCTCGTAAATTGTggacttgtctatgtgagaacACTCTGTTCTTCTTCAACACCAACAAAGATAATGAT tatGTAGATAAGCTTTCTCTCACCAACTTCATCTCCCTAACGGATGACTGCAATCGGGATAAAAACTTAGGGGCGGCAAGACTCAACCTTCACATGAAGAACGAAGACTTTAAATTAACT GCGCCTAGCCTTGAGGCCCGGGAGCTCTGGAAAGGCTACATCTACTCTGTGGTCGAG ctGGCCGTGCCCGGCTCTCTTAACCTCCTGCCCGGACAGATTCACCTCCTGAGGGAaacggtggagagagagagggagagactccgccacgcctcctctctcccggCACAGTCCAACCCCGACCTCTACGTCAGCCTGCTGTCGGAGATGCCCTT GTGTTTCCAGCACGTGTCTCGCTCCGAGGCGGAGAACATTCTggagaaacacagaggaaaggGCAACCTGTTGCTGCGCCCCAACCGGGACGGGGCCTCATTCGCTGTCACCACCTACCAGGATCTCAACGG GCCCGTGTTCAGGCACTACCTCGTCACCAAGAAACACGACGGGCACTTTGCCATCGACATTGACAACCCA ATCCCTTGTGCCACTTTACACGATGTCATCAACTGTCTGGTGGAAAAGACCAGTGGAGTTCTAACCCCCTTGATTCTGGAGGCGCCGTATGAAGAGAGCATCA CGTTTGTTCAGTCTAATGAAGAGAACGGAGAGAGAAGTCTCCACTGTGCCTCCAGCAGTCCCATCCCTCCTGCCTTTACCTCCAACTCAGAGACtgactctgcctctccccctgcctctccccctgcccctgacTCTGCCCCTACCTCACCACCAGACTCAACCCTGACACTACCACCTAAACCAG TTCCAAGAGATCAAGATTGTTATGAAGTACCTGAGTCGGAAACAGGGGAGAGGATTTACCTGAACGACCCAT acgtgaaggaggaggagccagcGCCGCCCATTCCCCCCCGCTCCCGCCTGCCAA TTCTGAAGACACCAGTGCCAGCTCACAGTTCTCTGCCCAGAGAAACGA TCCCGGAGAGGAAAGCTCTGAAGCCACCAGGGATGCACCCTAGTTCTCGCTCGTCCACCCCTCTCCTGAGACCTACTTTCGCACCCACTCCCACCCCCAggtctgcccccacccccaggccttCCTTCCCGCCTACCCCACGGCCGACCCCGgcccccacccccaggtccCACTCGGTCCCAGACGTCCCAGAGGCCAGGTTGAGAACCCACACTGCTGGGAGAGCAGGTGTAGCCATCCAGCCAG gCTTGTCTGAGGAGCTGAAACTGAAGCTGGAGAAGAGACGGGCTGTTGAATAG